GGGCTGCGCTTCGCGATCCGCGAGGGTGGCCGCACGGTCGGCGCCGGGGTCGTGACGAAGATCCTGAAGTAAGGCACGATCGATCATCGATCATCGATGATCGATGATCGCGGTGGAAGGCAGGGGGGCAATGTCGCCCCACAGCGGCAGTGACGCGGGACAATCCCGCGCCATGATGAGCATCAGAGAGGACTCACGATGGCTGGAAAGATCCGGATCCGCCTCAAGGCGTTCGACCACGTGGTGCTGGACCAGGCCGCGGCGGATATCGTACGCACTGCGGAAAAGACCGGTGCGCAAGTGTCGGGACCGATTCCCCTGCCGGTGAAGACCGAGCGGTGGACGGTGCTGCGCTCGCCGCACGTCGACAAGAAGAGCCGTGAACAGTTCGAGCTGCGGACGCACAAGCGCCTGCTCGACATCCACGACTCCAGGCCCCAGACGATGGACGCGCTGACGAAGCTGGATCTTCCGGCCGGCGTGGACGTCGAGATCAAGGTCGAGTAGTCCATGGCCATCATTGGACGCAAGCTCGGCATGACGCGTGTGTTTGCCGCGGACGGCACGGCAGTGCCGGTGACGGTGATCGAGGCTGGGCCCTGCCCGGTGCTCCAGGTCAACGAGGCGCAGGCGCAGCTCGGCTACGGCCGGCGCAAGGCGCAGCGCACGACCGGCGCCGCCCTCGGCCACGCCAAGAAGGCTGGCTTCGACTACGCCCCGCAGGTGATCCGCTCGTTCCAGGTTCCTGGGATGGAGCTGACCGCCGGCTCGATGGTGACGGTCGACATCTTCGCCGACGGCGACCTGGTCAAGGTCACCGGGACGACGAAGGGTCGCGGTTTCCAGGGTGTCGTCCACCGGCACGGCTTCCACGGCGGCCCCGCCTCGCACGGCAACACCCGTCACCGGAAGCCCGGCTCGATCGGCCCCGGCACGGACCCGTCGCGCGTGATCAAGGGGAAGAAGATGCCCGGCCACCACGGTGCCGAGCGTCACACCGAAATGGGCCTGACGATTGTCCGGGTCGACGCCGAGCGGAACCTGCTGTTCGTGCGCGGGGCAGTCCCCGGCTCGAAGAACGGCATCGTGACGGTCGCGAAGCAGGGAGGAAAGAGCCGCCATGATTAACGCGCCGCATTATTCCGCCAAGGGCGTGAAGCGCGCCGAGGCGTATGCGCTCCCGGCCGAGCTGTTCGACGGCACGGTGAACGAGGACGTGCTCCACCAGGCGGTGAAGTCGTTCCTCGGCAACCAGCGCCAGGGCACGCACAAGGTGAAGACCCGCGCCGAAGTCTCCGGCGGTGGTCGCAAGCCGTACAAGCAGAAGGGCACCGGCCGCGCCCGTCAGGGCTCGAACCGCGCGCCGCATTGGCGTGGCGGCGGTGTCGCCTTCGGTCCGAGCCCGCGCTCGTACCGGACCGAGTTGCCGAAGAAGGTCCGTCAGCTCGCCCGCCGCTCGGCGCTCAATGCCCGGGCCCGCGAGGGAATGCTGCACGTGATCGAGACGGTTGCCTTCCAGGCGCCGAAGACCCAGGAGCTGCTCGGCCTGCTGGCCAAGCTGTCGCTCGAGGGCGTGAAGACGCTGATCCTGACCGACGGCAGCAAGCCGGCGGTGTACCTGAGCGCCCGCAACGTGCCGCACCTCACGGTGTTGCCGTTTGCCGACGCCTCGGCGTATGACATCCTGCGCGCGGACGCGCTGGTGATCGAGGGGACGGCGTTCGGCGGCGAGGCCGAGGTCGAGGAGACCGAGGCGGCCCCGAAGGCGAAGAAGTCGGCTGCCAAGAAGAAGGCCGCCCCCACGACGGAGAGTGAGTGATGGCGGACCTGCACGGCATCCTGGTGCGTCCGATGATCACCGAGAAGAGCTCGGCCGCGTGGCAGGATCGCGGCGAGTACGTCTTCGAGGTGCATCCGGAGGCGACCAAGGACCAGATCAAGGCGGCGCTGAAGCAGTTCTTCGGCGTGAATGCCACCAAAGTTCGCACCATGCAGATGCGCCGCAACGCGATCGCCCGGGGCAAGACCCGTGGCGTGACGCCGCGTTGGAAGAAGGCCATCGTGACCCTGAAGGACGGCGAATCATTGGCCGTGTTCGAGGGCTAAATGAGTATTCGTCAGTTCCGCCCGATCACTGCGGGCACGCGCTTCCGTTCGGTCTCGGGTTTCGACGAGATCACCCGGGGCACCCCTGAGAAGTCGTTGCTCGAGCCCCTGACGTCGTCGGGCGGCCGCAACAACCAGGGCCACGTCACCTCGCGGCATCGCGGCGGTGGCCACAAGCAGATGTACCGTCGCGTCGACTTCAAGCGCGACAAGTTCGGGATCCCGGCGCGCGTGGCCGAGATCGAGTACGATCCGAACCGCACGGCCCGGATTGCACTGCTCTTCTACGCCGACGGCGAGAAGCGCTACATCCTGCATCCGGCCGGCCTGAAGCAGGGCGACATGGTGATGAGCGGCCCGGGGAGCGACATCCGCGTGGGCAACGCGGTGCCGCTGGCCGAGGTGCCGCTGGGTACCATGGTGCACAACATCGAGCTGAAGATCGGCAAGGGCGGCCAGATGGCCCGCTCGGCCGGTCAGGGCGCCCAGGTGCTGGCCCGCGAGGGCGAGTACGTGACGCTGCGGATGAAGTCGTCGGAAATGCGGCTGGTGCATGGCCGCTGCCTGGCGACGATTGGCGAGGTCGGCAACTCGGAACACGAGCTGCTCTCGGTCGGCAAGGCCGGCAAGAGCCGGTGGCAGGGCAAGCGGCCGCACGTGCGCGGCGTTGCCATGAACCCGGTGGACCACCCGCTCGGCGGCGGCGAAGGCAAGACCTCGGGCGGACGTCCGCCGGTCTCGCCTTGGGGCAAGCCTGAGGGGACGAAGACGCGGAAGCGGAAGAAGGCATCGAACCGACTCATCGTGCGCGGGCGCAAGCGCGGGAAGGCGACCAAGTAATGGCACGCAGCATCCGGAAGGGCCCCTTCGTTCAGCAGGCGCTGGCCGACAAGGTCGTCGCCCTGAACAGCAAGAACGAGAAGAAGGTCGTCAAGACCTGGAGCCGGGCGAGCACCATTCTCCCCGAGTTCGTCGGTCACACCTTCGCCGTGCACAACGGGAACAAGTTCGTCCCGGTGTACGTCTCCGAGAACATGGTCGGCCACAAGCTGGGCGAGTTCGCGCCGACCCGACTGTTCCGCGGCCACAGCGGCAAGCTGGTCGCGGACAAGAAGGCGAAGGCCTGATATGCATGGCTATGCGATTCAGCGCTCGGTTCGGCAGTCCCCGCGCAAGATGCGCCTGGTGATGGACCTGATCCGTGGCAAGAATGTCAATGAGGCCTACGCGCTCCTCATGTTCAACAAGAAGCTGGCGGCGAAGCAGATCGCGAAGACGCTGAAGTCGGCGGTCGCGAATGCGGAGCAGAAGGCCCTCCTGGCCAACGAGGCGTTCGACGTCGACCTGCTGGTCGTCTCGGATGCGCAGGTGGACATGGGCTCGCCGCTCAAGCGGTTCGCCGCCGCGGCACAGGGCCGGGCGACGCCGATCCGGAAGCCGACCAGTCACGTCAAGATTGCCGTGACGACGAAGGGGGCGAAGTAATGGGTCAGAAGACGCATCCAGTCGGATTCCGGCTCGGGATCACCAAGCAGCCGCTGTCGCGGTGGTATGCGGCGGCGAAGGACATGCCGGCGCTGCTGGCCGAGGACCGCCTGATCCGTGACTACATCCAGCGCCGTCTCGGGCACGCGGCGATCGCCGAAGTGCACATCGAGCGGAAGCCGGGCAAGGTGACGGTCACGATTCACACCGGGCGACCGG
The Gemmatimonadota bacterium DNA segment above includes these coding regions:
- the rpsJ gene encoding 30S ribosomal protein S10 — translated: MAGKIRIRLKAFDHVVLDQAAADIVRTAEKTGAQVSGPIPLPVKTERWTVLRSPHVDKKSREQFELRTHKRLLDIHDSRPQTMDALTKLDLPAGVDVEIKVE
- the rplC gene encoding 50S ribosomal protein L3; translated protein: MAIIGRKLGMTRVFAADGTAVPVTVIEAGPCPVLQVNEAQAQLGYGRRKAQRTTGAALGHAKKAGFDYAPQVIRSFQVPGMELTAGSMVTVDIFADGDLVKVTGTTKGRGFQGVVHRHGFHGGPASHGNTRHRKPGSIGPGTDPSRVIKGKKMPGHHGAERHTEMGLTIVRVDAERNLLFVRGAVPGSKNGIVTVAKQGGKSRHD
- the rplD gene encoding 50S ribosomal protein L4 encodes the protein MINAPHYSAKGVKRAEAYALPAELFDGTVNEDVLHQAVKSFLGNQRQGTHKVKTRAEVSGGGRKPYKQKGTGRARQGSNRAPHWRGGGVAFGPSPRSYRTELPKKVRQLARRSALNARAREGMLHVIETVAFQAPKTQELLGLLAKLSLEGVKTLILTDGSKPAVYLSARNVPHLTVLPFADASAYDILRADALVIEGTAFGGEAEVEETEAAPKAKKSAAKKKAAPTTESE
- the rplW gene encoding 50S ribosomal protein L23; the encoded protein is MADLHGILVRPMITEKSSAAWQDRGEYVFEVHPEATKDQIKAALKQFFGVNATKVRTMQMRRNAIARGKTRGVTPRWKKAIVTLKDGESLAVFEG
- the rplB gene encoding 50S ribosomal protein L2: MSIRQFRPITAGTRFRSVSGFDEITRGTPEKSLLEPLTSSGGRNNQGHVTSRHRGGGHKQMYRRVDFKRDKFGIPARVAEIEYDPNRTARIALLFYADGEKRYILHPAGLKQGDMVMSGPGSDIRVGNAVPLAEVPLGTMVHNIELKIGKGGQMARSAGQGAQVLAREGEYVTLRMKSSEMRLVHGRCLATIGEVGNSEHELLSVGKAGKSRWQGKRPHVRGVAMNPVDHPLGGGEGKTSGGRPPVSPWGKPEGTKTRKRKKASNRLIVRGRKRGKATK
- the rpsS gene encoding 30S ribosomal protein S19 encodes the protein MARSIRKGPFVQQALADKVVALNSKNEKKVVKTWSRASTILPEFVGHTFAVHNGNKFVPVYVSENMVGHKLGEFAPTRLFRGHSGKLVADKKAKA
- the rplV gene encoding 50S ribosomal protein L22, translated to MHGYAIQRSVRQSPRKMRLVMDLIRGKNVNEAYALLMFNKKLAAKQIAKTLKSAVANAEQKALLANEAFDVDLLVVSDAQVDMGSPLKRFAAAAQGRATPIRKPTSHVKIAVTTKGAK